GAAAATAGATTCATCTATTATGAATGTATTCCTATAGTGATGCGCCCCAAACGTACCACAGGCAGCCTGCCTGTGATTCCCGCGAAGTAATTGTCGCAAAAGAAGAGGGTGATTGAGATCTCCAACGACGTTTAGAAAAGAATATCTCCTCCTTGCATCGAGATGTTGTTCTCGAGCAGCCACAGATGGAGATCTGTCGCCCAAACGTATTGGAAGGCGGGATTGGAGACCGGATCCAAGAAGGGTCCAAGGTGAAAACACCCGATGGTCCGCTGCCGGAAGGAAGCCGACCCCGAGAAGGGGGCGACCTCGCCGGGAAGAAAGTACTTCTTACTTCCTTTACGGTTCGCTTCTTCCCGGAGAGGCGGAGAGGAACGGCGAGGGCCGTTTCTACAAAAAGATCCTCTGTTGAGTGTTTTGGGATGGGATCGGCGCTTGGAGGGTTTTCTTAAGGGCTCCTGTAGACGTGTAACGCTCCCGCGAGGATCGGTTTGGCCCACTCGGGTGCATCCGGACGCACGGATCCGACAATTCTCTTCTGGTCCACCTGGAGAAGAAGTTTTGGGACGGGAGTTTCGCCAGCCTTGGGGTCGGTCTCTTGGGAATTGTCGAAAAGACGGAGGCTGTACAAATGGGGGAGGAGTTGAATGAGGTTCCGGCGGCTGCTGTTCCAGCGCGTGCGTATGGCGGCTTCGGGAATATCGTGCCCGCCATGGGTAACCCGTTTTTTCACGCGTGCCAAATTCTGTTCCACGGAGGCGAGGCCGACATACCAGATCTTCACCTTCAACCCTTCTTGAGCGGCTTGCGTGAGCAGTTGAGTTATCGTCGTCCCGCCCAAGGTGGTTTCAAAGGCATAGGTCTCTCGCCGTTCGATGGCCTTCTCGAGCATTTCTTTGCCGAGGGTCCAGGCGTGCCCGTTGGCGAGGGCCTGGCTCAGGTTTGGATGAATCTTTCGCAGTGTTTTGGCGGCGGCATCGGGATTGTAGTATTCGACGCCATGGGCAACGAGGTTGGCGCCGCCGATACTGCTTTTTCCGGAACCATTGACCCCGGCTAAAACGAAGATCGTCGGGTTGGGCATCAGTCCTTCTTCGCGGCTTCAGCGAGGGCCGATTTTCCAAGTTCGGTCGGGGAGGCCTCGAATGCATCATCGTAGGCCTGTCGGGCAGACTCGGTTTGCATGCCGGCAAAGCGGGTGTCGTAGTCCTTACGGAGAACTTCCAAGGGGTCCCGGGCGGCGAGCTCGGCGATCATTTGGTCGTAAAGTTGGGCTGAGAGGAGAATCGCTTCCCGCTTCCGGTTGCGGGTAATGCTCACCGCTCCCGCATCGAGCGCCAACTCGTACACCCCCTTGAAGGCGTTCTTGAGCTGAGAAGCCGAGGAGGTCGGCAGATCTTGGGAAGGGTGGAGCGCGTGAAGATTGTAGGTCGAGGCCATAATGGCAAATATTGCCATATTTGCTTGAAAGTCAATGATTGGGGGCGTGGGGGCGGAGGGCGTGGGCGCTTTGCCGGGAAAAATGGGAGCTTCCAGCTCCCGCGTGCTGCCTCACCGGAGTGCTGCCTCGCTGGGAAGAAAGTATTTCATCCTTCCTCTACGGGGTGCGCTTCCTTCCGGAGATGGGGAGAGGAGCGGCGAGAGCCGTTTCTGGGATCTTCCGAAAAGCTCGGTCCCGTCTGGGCGAATTTCTTCTTCGCCGGGAAAAAATCAAAGTAGTGGGAGCTTCCGTGCTTCGCTTTACAGTTTCGGAGGACAGGTCCAGCAATCCGGGAATTGCGGATTGGAAGGGTGGGGATCCAATCATCCAAACAGCCCTTCATCCGGATCTTCCGACTCTAGGCTTCGATGATATTCGAGAATCGCGGTAAGTGGGTCGGTGGAACGAATAATCTCCTCGGATAAGCGGATTGGCGGGAACGGCGGCTCGTTGGAATTTTCAGGAGTATTCTGAATTTTCTGCCACTCTTGTACATCCGCGAAGAGACGGTGATACCGAGTTTGCCAACTACGGGCTTCACGCTGGGCTTGGCCCACCCAGGCGATCAGATCGAGTCGATCAACGGTTCTCAGTCGGGTTTCGGCTTCGGGGAGGTCCAGATAGACTCCGGTCAATACGCGGTGCCAGATCGCGAAATAGACCGGATAGAGCTTTCCTTCGTTTTCTTTTCTCGTGATGGAGATCCAGCAAGACTCCTCGACGATGCCGGTTGCGACGGGGGATTCATCCAGGACAGAGCCGATTGAAAAATTTCGTAGTAGACTCCCAAATTTCTTGGTCTGGATCTCGGCGATGGAATGCTTTCCATCCGGTAGATGGAGAGGCTCGGGAAGGTGAATGGTATCGTAAAGGCCCATTGATGAGGGAGAAATTAGAACAGTGTATTTTTGTTCATGCTTGGTCCTTCTGTCAAATGAGAGTGGTCTGTCATGCGAGCGGGATTCTGGTTTCAATCCGCGCCCCCGTGAAGGGGGCGACCGCACGCGTTGCACCGCGGCTAACGGTATTGCCTGTTTCAATCCGCGCCCCCGTGAAGGGGGCGACCTTTTCGCCTAATGAGGAGGATGTCACTGTTGAGTTTCAATCCGCGCCCCCGTGAAGGGGGCGACCTTATGCTTTTCCCGCTTGGGTAAAAGCAATGCTTGTTTCAATCCGCGCCCCCGTGAAGGGGGCGACACCGGAGAGCGCATTTCGATTTATCCAAATGACCGTTTCAATCCGCGCCCCCGTGAAGGGGGCGACATTTCCGGATCGTGCCCAAGGGCCCACACAAGGGTTTCAATCCGCGCCCCCGTGAAGGGGGCGACGCAATCGGCCACCGTCAACGGCAAGAGCTACACGTTTCAATCCGCGCCCCCGTGAAGGGGGCGACGTTTGTGGGTTTATGCGATAACCTTGACAGATCGTTTCAATCCGCGCACCCGCAAGGGGTGCGACAGCTTTTAAGTTTCAAGTTGGTTTTTCGGGCTTTGCGAGAGGGAAATGCGAGAACCTCGTTTTTCA
The sequence above is drawn from the Puniceicoccus vermicola genome and encodes:
- a CDS encoding zeta toxin family protein, whose amino-acid sequence is MPNPTIFVLAGVNGSGKSSIGGANLVAHGVEYYNPDAAAKTLRKIHPNLSQALANGHAWTLGKEMLEKAIERRETYAFETTLGGTTITQLLTQAAQEGLKVKIWYVGLASVEQNLARVKKRVTHGGHDIPEAAIRTRWNSSRRNLIQLLPHLYSLRLFDNSQETDPKAGETPVPKLLLQVDQKRIVGSVRPDAPEWAKPILAGALHVYRSP